One stretch of Amycolatopsis tolypomycina DNA includes these proteins:
- a CDS encoding DUF3040 domain-containing protein, with product MPLSEHEQRLLDQIERELYAEDPKFASTVRGTRLRRPARRRRIQGIALFVVGVALLVLGVVVPQFRVADIPLISVLGFLVMFFGVMMAVTSIRHGADGDGKGGGQGPGGKQAGRRSSFTQRMEERFRQRFEEQ from the coding sequence ATGCCACTCTCCGAGCATGAGCAGCGGCTGCTCGATCAGATCGAGCGCGAGCTCTATGCCGAGGACCCCAAGTTCGCATCCACGGTGCGTGGCACCCGGTTGCGTCGCCCCGCTCGCCGACGGCGTATTCAGGGCATTGCCCTGTTCGTAGTGGGCGTGGCCCTGCTGGTGCTGGGCGTGGTGGTGCCGCAGTTCCGGGTGGCCGACATCCCGCTGATCAGCGTGCTCGGGTTCCTCGTGATGTTCTTCGGAGTCATGATGGCCGTCACATCGATTCGGCACGGCGCCGACGGAGACGGCAAGGGCGGTGGGCAAGGACCGGGCGGCAAGCAAGCAGGCCGCCGGAGTTCCTTCACCCAGAGGATGGAAGAGCGCTTCCGCCAGCGCTTCGAGGAACAGTAG
- the dinB gene encoding DNA polymerase IV has translation MGRFRVRPGEPVPDDTGCGLLHVDMDAFFVSVELRTRPELADKPVVVSGGGPRAVVAAANYPARRFGVRSAMPFSTAKRLCPHLINIPPTSGLYGSVSRGVMEIFRELTPLVEPLSLDEAFLDVSGALRRLGATPASLGAEIRARVAAEHGITCSVGVAKVKFVAKLASGMAKPDGMVVVPAAETLAFLHPLPVSALWGVGARTEEHLRRLGLATIADVAAFPPERLKKSLGVAVGEHLYRLAHGVDERPVVVDSPEKSIGAEHTFDVDLHSRAALGLELLRLSSRVGATLRERGVRGRTVSIKVRFADFRTITRARTLVSPTDVAREIHAVAVALLTEHAPTGAVRLIGVRVEGLDTGEAGEQLVFDSPAPRWRDAEVAADVARSKFGSAAVRPASLLGPKEG, from the coding sequence ATGGGCCGGTTCCGCGTCCGGCCGGGTGAGCCGGTGCCGGACGACACCGGCTGCGGGCTGCTGCACGTCGACATGGACGCGTTCTTCGTGTCGGTCGAGCTGCGGACCCGGCCCGAGCTGGCGGACAAGCCGGTCGTGGTGTCCGGGGGCGGGCCGCGGGCCGTCGTGGCCGCGGCGAACTACCCGGCGCGCAGGTTCGGCGTGCGCTCGGCCATGCCGTTCTCGACGGCGAAGCGGCTGTGCCCGCACCTGATCAACATCCCGCCGACGTCCGGGCTGTACGGCTCGGTGTCCCGCGGGGTGATGGAGATCTTCCGCGAGCTGACGCCGCTGGTCGAGCCGCTCAGCCTCGACGAAGCGTTCCTGGACGTCAGCGGGGCGTTGCGGCGGCTGGGCGCGACACCGGCGTCGCTGGGTGCGGAGATCCGCGCGCGGGTCGCGGCCGAGCACGGGATCACCTGCTCGGTGGGGGTGGCGAAGGTCAAGTTCGTCGCGAAGCTGGCGTCGGGCATGGCGAAGCCGGACGGCATGGTCGTGGTGCCCGCGGCGGAGACACTGGCGTTCCTGCACCCGCTGCCGGTGTCGGCGCTGTGGGGCGTCGGCGCGCGGACCGAGGAGCACCTGCGGCGCCTGGGCCTGGCCACGATCGCCGACGTCGCCGCGTTCCCGCCGGAGCGGCTGAAGAAGTCGCTGGGGGTCGCGGTGGGCGAGCACCTGTACCGGCTCGCGCACGGCGTGGACGAGCGCCCGGTGGTGGTCGATTCGCCGGAGAAGTCGATCGGCGCGGAGCACACCTTCGACGTCGACCTGCATTCCCGGGCTGCGCTCGGGCTCGAGTTGCTGCGGCTGTCCTCGCGGGTGGGGGCGACGCTGCGGGAGCGGGGCGTGCGCGGCCGGACGGTGTCGATCAAGGTGCGGTTCGCGGACTTCCGCACGATCACCCGGGCCCGCACGCTGGTCTCGCCGACGGACGTGGCGCGCGAGATCCACGCGGTGGCCGTGGCGCTGCTCACCGAGCACGCGCCGACCGGGGCGGTGCGGCTGATCGGCGTCCGCGTCGAAGGGCTCGACACGGGGGAGGCGGGGGAGCAGCTGGTGTTCGACTCGCCGGCACCGCGCTGGCGGGACGCGGAGGTGGCGGCCGACGTCGCGCGGTCGAAGTTCGGCTCGGCGGCGGTGCGGCCGGCGTCGTTACTGGGGCCGAAAGAGGGGTGA
- a CDS encoding DUF3558 family protein: MGELVRAGRTAAGRRAVGARGPVACALLLFFVAACGQQSAPPAAVGHTSAQASGPAVPPPSAVPTGLADLCTLLSPQDRSTAGITVLGKSKDIAGARACDWTVPGTFGVTVTYDEQHGLAELDVATKNVTKTTVGTHPALKVADKKAADGTCAVLLGVGDGASVQIDVSNSGFSDTPLACRRAATVAGLVEPKLP; this comes from the coding sequence GTGGGTGAGCTGGTGCGTGCCGGGCGGACGGCCGCGGGGCGCCGTGCGGTGGGTGCGCGGGGCCCGGTGGCGTGCGCGCTTCTCCTCTTCTTCGTGGCGGCGTGCGGGCAGCAGAGCGCCCCGCCGGCCGCCGTCGGGCACACCTCCGCGCAGGCCTCCGGTCCGGCCGTGCCGCCGCCGTCCGCCGTGCCCACCGGACTCGCCGACCTCTGCACCCTGCTCTCCCCGCAGGACCGCTCGACCGCCGGCATCACCGTGCTCGGCAAATCCAAGGACATCGCCGGGGCCCGGGCCTGCGACTGGACCGTGCCCGGCACATTCGGCGTCACCGTCACCTACGACGAACAACACGGCCTCGCCGAACTCGACGTCGCCACGAAGAACGTCACCAAGACGACGGTCGGCACCCACCCGGCGCTGAAGGTCGCCGACAAGAAGGCCGCCGACGGCACCTGCGCCGTGCTGCTCGGGGTCGGCGACGGCGCCAGCGTCCAGATCGACGTCAGCAACAGCGGCTTCTCGGACACCCCGCTCGCGTGCCGTCGCGCGGCCACGGTGGCCGGGCTCGTCGAACCCAAGCTGCCCTGA
- the add gene encoding adenosine deaminase, which yields MPGILTGQALRAFAHALPKVELHVHLVGSASLPTVLELARRRPSAGVPTDERALAEFFTFRDFAHFLTVYLAVTSLVRDRHDIHTLVTGLAADLAAHHCRYAEVTVTPYNHLLDGMSGDDLLAGLETGRARAAELGVELAWCFDIPGEKGIRAGQETLVFALRERPDGLVSFGLGGPELGVGRAQFEPFFTRAREAGLHSVPHAGETTGPATIWSALHDLGAERIGHGTSCAADPALLEHLAAQRIPLEVCPTSNVRTGQVADLAAHPVRRMLDHGVVVTLNTDDPPMFGATLTGEYVAVAETLGLTAAELARLAENAVDASFLDEQRKAGLRSEIREMTLHGTADFT from the coding sequence ATGCCCGGAATCCTGACCGGGCAGGCGCTGCGCGCGTTCGCGCACGCCCTGCCCAAGGTCGAACTGCACGTCCACCTGGTCGGCTCGGCGAGCCTGCCGACCGTGCTGGAGCTGGCCCGGCGCCGCCCGTCCGCCGGGGTCCCCACCGACGAACGCGCGCTCGCGGAGTTCTTCACCTTCCGCGACTTCGCCCACTTCCTCACCGTGTACCTCGCGGTCACCTCGCTGGTGCGCGATCGCCACGACATCCACACGCTCGTCACAGGGCTGGCGGCGGACCTCGCCGCGCACCACTGCCGCTACGCCGAAGTCACCGTGACACCGTACAACCACCTGCTCGACGGCATGTCCGGCGACGACCTGCTGGCCGGGCTCGAAACCGGCCGGGCCCGCGCTGCCGAGCTGGGCGTGGAACTGGCCTGGTGTTTCGACATTCCGGGCGAAAAGGGCATCCGAGCCGGGCAGGAGACGCTCGTGTTCGCGCTGCGCGAACGTCCCGACGGCCTGGTCTCGTTCGGGCTCGGCGGCCCGGAGCTCGGCGTCGGGCGCGCGCAGTTCGAGCCGTTCTTCACGCGGGCGCGGGAAGCCGGGCTGCACAGCGTCCCGCACGCCGGCGAGACCACCGGCCCGGCCACGATCTGGTCGGCGCTGCACGACCTCGGCGCCGAGCGGATCGGCCACGGCACCAGCTGCGCGGCCGACCCGGCGCTGCTCGAACACCTTGCGGCACAACGGATCCCGCTCGAAGTGTGCCCGACGTCGAACGTGCGGACCGGCCAGGTCGCGGACCTCGCGGCACACCCGGTGCGCCGCATGCTGGACCACGGCGTCGTGGTGACGCTCAACACCGACGACCCGCCGATGTTCGGTGCCACGCTCACCGGCGAGTACGTCGCCGTCGCCGAGACCCTGGGCCTCACCGCGGCCGAGCTGGCCCGGCTCGCGGAGAACGCCGTCGACGCCTCCTTCCTTGACGAGCAGCGGAAAGCCGGTCTGCGGAGTGAGATCCGGGAAATGACGTTGCACGGCACGGCCGACTTCACCTAG
- a CDS encoding transglutaminaseTgpA domain-containing protein: protein MSTAAPPRTFERPAPRPERPLSAWRSSVLAPVAAGVATLCAATSVSSVVAGLAWFGYLFVAVLLIGAAGLALRSLQVPTVLVGLGQLLVLLFLITGAFTTHGILQIIPGPEAFSEIGTTLTAAAEQIRVGLPPVEGSQPILCLVTILIGLVAVLVDTLTVAAAAPAATGLVLLCVYAVPAALSDEMLPWWTFLLGAAAFAGLLAVDGNHRHRRWRTREAPGRSGKPAVLSAPVAVVSAAIVLGLLGGAITWVGTVGSMPFGGKGNGAGAGSGGFGIQPFTELRGMLDQGADRELFKVRGLGTDRRLMRAMTLDTYYPDKGWGLRDDGRSQQGVPVSPQLPPAPGDDGTGTARKIDVEPTSWRDNWLPVYGAPRVIDGATSGYLYDQVSGTVFTTRSEAPQPYTEYASLKEPTAAELRVTPRVNDLPPRYTQIDQVDERVRAKTEQLIAGASNDFDKASAIWRYFTAQNGFVYDTKTAPSDGGDALADFILKGKRGFCEQFASAMGVMLRVAGIPSRVAIGFTPGVQVNDYLSISTQDAHAWVEAYFGTKGWVTFDPTPLSDGRGITPSYLQAGPQDGTQPDDTQVAPSTVQSSAAPTGVPRDNEQNLPAQAPKDATGSDEWLVNLALLLAVLGAGALFVAALLRRMLDRERANARKSAQPETASSAGPAPGDRSEGALLVRAPAPVPTATPSRPQALVGWLPLLAVGFWITALGLLAATVAWWLGVLVVALLLVVAGPAIVREVVRRRRLQRIVQQQPGAADAAWAELRAECADRGLPIPSSDTVRVAGQKLAAKHHLDDDGREDLRTVIGALERSWYGGDDAPRPELPPAFEGVRRSLRRNAPLSWKGKLFPRSVFRSRT, encoded by the coding sequence ATGAGCACCGCCGCACCGCCGCGCACGTTCGAGCGGCCGGCTCCGCGTCCGGAACGTCCGCTTTCCGCCTGGCGCAGCAGCGTTCTCGCGCCCGTCGCGGCCGGCGTTGCCACCCTGTGCGCGGCGACCTCCGTCAGCAGCGTGGTCGCCGGGCTGGCCTGGTTCGGCTACCTGTTCGTCGCCGTCCTGCTGATCGGTGCCGCCGGGCTGGCCCTTCGCTCGCTGCAGGTGCCGACCGTCCTGGTCGGCCTCGGGCAGCTGCTCGTCCTGCTCTTCCTCATCACCGGTGCCTTCACCACGCACGGCATCCTGCAGATCATCCCCGGCCCGGAAGCGTTTTCCGAGATCGGCACCACGCTGACGGCCGCCGCCGAGCAGATCCGTGTCGGGCTGCCGCCGGTCGAGGGCAGCCAGCCGATCCTGTGCCTCGTCACCATCCTGATCGGGCTGGTCGCCGTCCTCGTCGACACGCTGACCGTGGCCGCCGCGGCTCCCGCGGCGACCGGGCTCGTGCTGCTCTGCGTCTACGCCGTGCCGGCCGCCTTGAGCGACGAAATGCTGCCGTGGTGGACGTTCCTGCTCGGCGCGGCCGCCTTCGCCGGCCTGCTCGCCGTCGACGGCAACCACCGGCACCGGCGCTGGCGCACCCGGGAAGCGCCGGGCCGCAGCGGCAAGCCGGCCGTGCTGTCCGCGCCGGTCGCGGTCGTCTCCGCGGCCATCGTGCTCGGCCTGCTGGGCGGGGCGATCACGTGGGTCGGCACCGTCGGGAGCATGCCGTTCGGCGGCAAGGGAAACGGCGCCGGCGCGGGCTCCGGCGGCTTCGGCATCCAGCCGTTCACCGAGCTGCGCGGCATGCTCGACCAGGGCGCCGACCGCGAGCTGTTCAAGGTTCGCGGCCTCGGCACCGACCGGCGGCTGATGCGCGCGATGACGCTCGACACCTACTACCCCGACAAGGGCTGGGGCCTGCGCGACGACGGCCGTTCGCAGCAGGGCGTCCCGGTCTCGCCGCAGCTGCCGCCCGCCCCGGGCGACGACGGCACCGGCACCGCGCGCAAGATCGACGTCGAGCCCACGAGCTGGCGCGACAACTGGCTGCCGGTGTACGGCGCGCCGCGCGTGATCGACGGCGCCACCAGCGGCTACCTCTACGACCAGGTCAGCGGCACGGTGTTCACCACCCGCAGCGAGGCGCCGCAGCCGTACACGGAATACGCGTCGCTGAAGGAACCGACGGCCGCGGAGCTGCGCGTGACCCCGCGGGTCAACGACCTGCCGCCGCGCTACACGCAGATCGACCAGGTCGACGAGCGCGTCCGCGCGAAGACCGAGCAGCTGATCGCCGGCGCGTCCAACGACTTCGACAAGGCTTCGGCGATCTGGCGCTACTTCACGGCGCAGAACGGGTTCGTCTACGACACGAAGACAGCGCCCTCGGACGGCGGCGACGCGCTCGCCGACTTCATCCTCAAGGGCAAGCGCGGCTTCTGCGAGCAGTTCGCCTCGGCGATGGGCGTGATGCTGCGGGTGGCGGGCATCCCGTCGCGGGTGGCGATCGGCTTCACCCCGGGCGTGCAGGTCAACGACTACCTGTCGATCAGCACCCAGGACGCGCACGCGTGGGTCGAGGCGTACTTCGGCACCAAGGGCTGGGTGACGTTCGACCCGACGCCCCTGTCCGACGGCCGCGGCATCACCCCGTCGTACCTGCAGGCCGGCCCGCAGGACGGCACCCAGCCGGACGACACCCAGGTGGCGCCGAGCACGGTCCAGTCGAGCGCGGCGCCGACCGGCGTCCCGCGTGACAACGAGCAGAACCTGCCGGCGCAGGCGCCCAAGGACGCCACGGGCAGCGACGAGTGGCTGGTCAACCTCGCCCTGCTGCTCGCCGTGCTCGGCGCGGGGGCGCTGTTCGTGGCGGCGCTGCTGCGCCGGATGCTCGACCGCGAACGCGCGAACGCCCGGAAGTCCGCGCAGCCGGAAACGGCCTCGTCGGCCGGACCGGCACCGGGTGACCGGAGCGAGGGCGCGCTGCTCGTGCGAGCCCCGGCACCGGTCCCCACGGCGACGCCGTCCCGGCCGCAGGCGCTGGTGGGCTGGCTGCCGCTGCTGGCGGTGGGGTTCTGGATCACCGCACTCGGCCTGCTGGCGGCGACGGTGGCCTGGTGGCTGGGGGTGCTGGTGGTGGCCCTGCTGCTCGTGGTGGCCGGCCCGGCCATCGTCCGCGAGGTGGTCCGCCGCCGCCGGCTGCAGCGCATCGTCCAGCAGCAACCGGGCGCGGCCGACGCGGCCTGGGCGGAGCTGCGCGCGGAGTGCGCGGACCGCGGCCTGCCGATCCCGAGCAGCGACACGGTCCGCGTGGCGGGCCAGAAGCTGGCGGCCAAGCACCACCTCGACGACGACGGCCGCGAAGACCTCCGGACGGTCATCGGCGCACTGGAGCGGTCCTGGTACGGCGGAGACGACGCACCTCGGCCGGAGCTCCCGCCCGCCTTCGAAGGAGTGCGGCGGAGCCTGCGCCGCAACGCGCCGCTGTCGTGGAAGGGCAAGCTCTTCCCCCGCTCGGTCTTCCGCAGCCGCACCTGA
- a CDS encoding DUF58 domain-containing protein, whose protein sequence is MLRALSGLTTRGRCLLAAGIAAAVCSFVLDERDLLRVAIFVVALPLLVAAFISATRLRIGATRALRPQRVAVGGNGEVQLELWRSGRLPAGEILLEDGVPYALGSRPRFVVERLPHDRRVALRYPLQPVLRGIQQVGPLRATITDPFGLCEFERELIGHSRLVVVPRVVALWGLPSGAGIGVGDDGTVRLHAGQGEADVIVRQYRQGDDLRKVHWRSTARRDEIMVRVEERPWRGGTTVLLDHRAAAHHGSGPAASLEWAVSFAASAALHLRRSGHRVRLVTEHGVTLADTPGEGGDHYDHVVLDALAALQPAHQRDITLAGDPAEGQELIAVLGTVSTEAVHELTQYRPRGIRSLAVLLDTPTWSAGVTAPEQRAAATEDSAALLRAAGWGVIVAGPGSPMPQVWAELCRSGARRGTLIGGPR, encoded by the coding sequence ATGCTGCGTGCCCTGTCCGGCCTGACCACCCGCGGCCGCTGCCTCCTGGCCGCGGGGATCGCCGCCGCGGTGTGCTCGTTCGTGCTCGACGAACGCGACTTGCTGCGAGTCGCGATCTTCGTGGTGGCGCTGCCGCTGCTGGTCGCCGCGTTCATCTCGGCGACCCGGCTGCGCATCGGCGCCACCCGCGCGCTGCGCCCGCAACGGGTCGCGGTCGGCGGCAACGGTGAAGTGCAGCTGGAGCTGTGGCGCAGCGGACGGCTGCCCGCCGGCGAAATCCTCCTCGAGGACGGCGTGCCGTACGCGCTGGGCTCGCGGCCGCGGTTCGTCGTCGAGCGCCTCCCGCACGACCGGCGCGTCGCCCTGCGCTACCCGCTGCAGCCGGTGCTGCGCGGGATCCAGCAGGTCGGGCCGCTGCGCGCGACGATCACCGACCCGTTCGGGCTGTGCGAGTTCGAGCGCGAGCTGATCGGGCACTCGCGGCTGGTCGTGGTTCCCCGCGTGGTCGCGCTGTGGGGCCTCCCGAGCGGCGCGGGCATCGGCGTCGGCGACGACGGCACGGTCCGGCTGCACGCCGGCCAGGGCGAGGCCGACGTGATCGTCCGCCAGTACCGCCAGGGCGACGACCTGCGGAAGGTCCACTGGCGCTCGACGGCCCGCCGCGACGAGATCATGGTGCGCGTCGAGGAACGCCCGTGGCGCGGCGGCACGACGGTGCTGCTCGACCACCGGGCGGCCGCCCACCACGGCAGCGGCCCGGCGGCGAGCCTGGAGTGGGCGGTGTCGTTCGCGGCGTCGGCGGCGTTGCACCTGCGCCGCTCCGGCCACCGCGTCCGCCTGGTCACCGAGCACGGAGTGACGCTGGCCGACACCCCGGGCGAGGGCGGCGACCACTACGACCACGTGGTGCTCGACGCCCTGGCGGCGCTGCAGCCGGCACACCAGCGCGACATCACCCTGGCCGGCGACCCGGCCGAGGGCCAGGAGCTGATCGCGGTGCTCGGCACGGTGAGCACGGAGGCGGTGCACGAGCTGACCCAGTACCGCCCTCGCGGGATCCGGAGCCTGGCGGTCCTGCTGGACACGCCGACGTGGTCGGCCGGGGTGACGGCCCCAGAGCAGCGAGCGGCGGCAACGGAGGACTCGGCGGCCCTGCTGCGCGCGGCGGGCTGGGGCGTGATCGTCGCAGGGCCGGGGTCGCCGATGCCCCAGGTGTGGGCCGAGCTCTGCCGCAGCGGCGCCCGCCGGGGCACGCTGATCGGCGGGCCGCGATGA
- a CDS encoding DNA-formamidopyrimidine glycosylase family protein, whose product MPEGDTVFLVAQRFANALTGKTLLRGDFRVPQLATVDLSGREVLGVGTVGKHLFTRFSGDLTLHSHLMMDGMWDVYPAGAKWRRPGHHARVILTAADVQVIGFRVHDLKFVATSKETGLVAHLGPDLLDPKWTDEHLERAVANLTADPARELGLALLDQRVMAGVGNLYKCEIAFLLGVTPWTPVSEVDAGRTVALARKLLLANALAGRFDQSTTGHLDRNRKNWVYERTRQGCFRCGGKLLVRTQGHDVQRRPTWFCPKDQTGPYPAQ is encoded by the coding sequence GTGCCCGAAGGTGACACCGTCTTCCTGGTCGCCCAGCGTTTCGCGAACGCGCTGACCGGGAAGACGTTGCTGCGCGGCGATTTCCGCGTGCCCCAATTGGCCACTGTGGACCTTTCCGGGCGCGAGGTGCTCGGCGTCGGCACGGTGGGCAAGCACCTGTTCACCCGCTTCTCCGGCGACCTGACGCTGCATTCCCACCTGATGATGGACGGCATGTGGGACGTCTACCCGGCCGGCGCGAAGTGGCGGCGTCCCGGCCACCACGCGCGCGTGATTCTCACCGCGGCCGACGTCCAGGTGATCGGGTTCCGGGTCCACGACCTGAAGTTCGTGGCCACGAGCAAGGAAACCGGCCTCGTCGCCCACCTCGGGCCGGACCTGCTCGATCCGAAGTGGACGGACGAGCACCTCGAGCGGGCGGTCGCGAACCTCACCGCCGACCCGGCCCGCGAACTCGGCCTCGCACTGCTCGACCAGCGCGTGATGGCGGGCGTCGGGAACCTCTACAAGTGCGAAATCGCCTTCCTGCTCGGGGTGACGCCGTGGACGCCGGTGTCCGAAGTGGACGCCGGACGCACGGTCGCGCTGGCCCGCAAGCTGTTGCTGGCCAACGCTCTCGCCGGGCGCTTCGACCAGAGCACCACCGGCCACCTCGACCGCAACCGCAAGAACTGGGTGTACGAGCGCACCCGCCAGGGCTGCTTCCGCTGCGGCGGCAAGCTCCTGGTGCGCACGCAGGGCCACGACGTCCAGCGGCGGCCGACGTGGTTCTGCCCGAAGGACCAGACAGGCCCGTACCCGGCGCAGTAA
- a CDS encoding AAA family ATPase: protein MTSRIQSAAPGSGEQASGRPLYPAEPSGNGRAHGHPGRVPLDELHDTARRIAANVERVLVGKPDVIRIALVTLLAEGHLLVEDVPGVGKTSLAKALARSIDCTVSRIQFTPDLLPSDVTGVSIYNRQSGEFDFRPGPVFANIVVGDEINRASPKTQSALLECMEEHQVTVDTSTYRLEQPFMVIATQNPIEMEGTYALPEAQRDRFTARVSIGYPDQQAELAMVDEHAGHNPLEDLQPVSDGETVHRLIETVRGVHIAPEVRRYAVDVVAATRGVPEIRLGASPRATLHLVRAARAQAALSGRDYVVPDDLHTVAVPVLAHRLVLTTEAHAARRSATDVVRAVLHRVPVPQGTRP, encoded by the coding sequence GTGACGTCGAGAATCCAGTCTGCCGCGCCCGGATCGGGCGAGCAGGCATCCGGGCGGCCGCTTTATCCGGCGGAGCCCTCGGGCAACGGCCGGGCCCACGGTCACCCCGGCAGAGTGCCGCTGGACGAACTGCACGACACCGCCCGGCGGATCGCCGCCAACGTGGAGCGCGTGCTGGTCGGCAAGCCCGACGTCATCCGGATCGCGCTGGTCACCCTGCTCGCCGAAGGCCACCTCCTGGTCGAAGACGTGCCCGGCGTCGGGAAGACGTCGCTGGCCAAGGCGCTCGCCCGGTCGATCGACTGCACGGTCAGCCGTATCCAGTTCACCCCCGACCTGCTGCCGAGCGACGTCACCGGCGTCTCCATCTACAACCGCCAGTCCGGCGAGTTCGACTTCCGCCCCGGCCCGGTGTTCGCGAACATCGTGGTGGGCGACGAGATCAACCGCGCCTCGCCGAAGACGCAGTCGGCGCTGCTGGAGTGCATGGAAGAGCACCAGGTCACCGTCGACACCTCGACGTACCGCCTCGAGCAGCCGTTCATGGTCATCGCGACCCAGAACCCGATCGAGATGGAAGGCACCTACGCCCTCCCCGAGGCCCAGCGCGACCGGTTCACCGCCCGCGTCTCCATCGGCTACCCCGACCAGCAGGCCGAGCTGGCCATGGTCGACGAGCACGCCGGCCACAACCCCCTCGAGGACCTGCAGCCGGTGTCCGACGGCGAGACCGTGCACAGGCTGATCGAGACGGTCCGCGGCGTGCACATCGCGCCGGAGGTCCGCCGGTACGCCGTCGACGTCGTCGCGGCCACCCGCGGTGTCCCGGAGATCCGGCTCGGCGCGTCCCCCCGGGCCACGCTGCACCTGGTCCGCGCGGCGCGGGCGCAGGCGGCGCTGTCGGGCCGCGACTACGTCGTGCCGGACGACCTGCACACGGTGGCGGTCCCGGTCCTGGCGCACCGACTGGTGCTGACCACGGAGGCCCACGCCGCCCGCCGGTCGGCCACCGACGTCGTGCGCGCGGTGCTGCACCGGGTGCCGGTGCCGCAGGGCACCCGGCCCTAG
- a CDS encoding ParA family protein, with protein MHTVAVLSLKGGVGKTTVALGIASAALRRGTRTLVVDLDPQGNATTSLDPPYTDATLADVLETPTRETLERAIAPSVWSEDVDVLVGTEELELLNDPDADSERLANFSRALDELHRTPLRETPYELVILDCPPSLGRLTKSALVAADSALIVTEPTMYAVAGAHRALEAIEKIRKELNPDLRPIGVLVNKLRVRSYEHQFRIAELRENFGSLVMPTAITDRLAVQQAQGACSPIHEWHSPGAQEIALTFNMVLAKILRSNRAGRHRIAGEDAEGPDWPEGPAPETPEAPDTPAEVSESAG; from the coding sequence GTGCACACGGTCGCCGTACTCAGCCTCAAGGGAGGCGTCGGCAAGACGACGGTCGCTCTCGGTATCGCGTCCGCCGCCTTGCGTAGGGGCACGCGGACGCTGGTGGTCGACCTCGACCCGCAGGGCAACGCCACCACCTCGCTCGACCCGCCCTACACCGACGCCACCCTCGCGGACGTGCTCGAGACCCCGACCCGCGAGACGCTGGAACGCGCGATCGCCCCGAGCGTGTGGAGCGAGGACGTCGACGTCCTCGTCGGCACCGAAGAGCTGGAGCTGCTCAACGACCCGGACGCCGACAGCGAGCGCCTGGCGAACTTCTCGCGCGCGCTCGACGAGCTGCACCGCACGCCGCTGCGCGAAACGCCGTACGAGCTGGTGATCCTGGACTGCCCGCCGTCGCTGGGCCGGCTGACGAAGTCGGCGCTGGTCGCCGCGGACAGCGCGCTGATCGTCACCGAGCCGACGATGTACGCCGTGGCCGGCGCGCACCGCGCCCTGGAGGCGATCGAAAAGATCCGCAAGGAGCTCAACCCGGACCTGCGCCCGATCGGCGTCCTGGTCAACAAGCTGCGGGTGCGGTCCTACGAGCACCAGTTCCGGATCGCCGAGCTGCGCGAGAACTTCGGCTCCCTGGTGATGCCGACGGCGATCACCGACCGGCTCGCGGTGCAGCAGGCCCAGGGCGCGTGCAGCCCGATCCACGAGTGGCACTCGCCGGGCGCCCAGGAGATCGCGCTGACGTTCAACATGGTGCTGGCGAAGATCCTGCGCTCCAACCGGGCGGGCCGGCACCGCATCGCCGGCGAGGACGCCGAGGGCCCGGACTGGCCCGAAGGCCCGGCGCCGGAGACCCCCGAGGCCCCGGACACGCCGGCCGAGGTGTCCGAATCCGCGGGGTGA
- a CDS encoding methyltransferase domain-containing protein, with the protein MKTETVAARGSGAVRRVLEAELKAARARGAEQPRVVDVGGGSGGWAVPFAAAGCRVTVVEPSPNALATLQRRAEEEGVSELITVVADDADALGRHVPAGSADLVLAHGLLEIVDDPAAVLSALATAVAPGGAVSVLVANRHAAVFHRALAGRVGEARRLLESADGVVAGDTVLRRFSAAGLRADLEAAGLEVTLLQGDRVIADLVSGDVRDDELAEFEQVAAGTPALRDVAGRLHAVARPA; encoded by the coding sequence ATGAAGACGGAGACCGTGGCCGCCCGGGGTTCGGGCGCCGTCCGCCGGGTGCTCGAGGCCGAGCTGAAAGCCGCTCGCGCCCGGGGTGCCGAGCAGCCCCGCGTCGTCGACGTGGGCGGCGGCAGCGGTGGCTGGGCGGTGCCGTTCGCGGCCGCGGGCTGCCGGGTGACGGTCGTCGAGCCGAGCCCGAACGCGCTGGCCACGCTGCAGCGGCGCGCCGAGGAGGAAGGCGTCTCCGAGCTGATCACGGTGGTCGCGGACGACGCCGACGCGCTCGGCAGGCACGTCCCGGCCGGGTCGGCCGACCTGGTGCTGGCGCACGGGCTGCTGGAGATCGTCGACGACCCGGCCGCGGTGCTTTCGGCGCTGGCCACGGCGGTCGCGCCCGGCGGCGCGGTGTCGGTGCTGGTGGCGAACCGGCACGCGGCCGTGTTCCACCGCGCGCTCGCGGGCCGGGTCGGCGAGGCGCGACGGCTGCTCGAGAGCGCCGACGGGGTCGTCGCGGGCGACACGGTGCTGCGCCGCTTCTCCGCCGCCGGGCTGCGCGCCGACCTGGAGGCCGCCGGCCTGGAAGTCACGCTGCTGCAGGGCGACCGGGTGATCGCGGACCTGGTCTCCGGCGACGTCCGGGACGACGAGCTGGCGGAGTTCGAACAGGTCGCGGCGGGCACGCCGGCGCTGCGGGACGTCGCGGGACGGCTGCACGCGGTCGCACGCCCGGCCTGA